CGGTTCAAATGGCATTACCTGATTTGATCGAAGATATACGTCGGTTACGACAGGAACCCTGTTAGCGCCTGCCTCTTACCAACGAAGGTTTTGCCACGCTTGCGACACCTCCTTGAGTAAGAAACAGGTCCCAATAAAGAATCCTGAAAATTGGTATACAAAACCAATCTAACCTGCTTTTCCCGATTGTCCCTGTTGCGCCCTGCTGACACCGTTGGCAAACGTAGCGACGCGCCACCGATTTGCGATACGATGTATCTCAATCACGCTCAGTTGGAGACCTTTATGGCAACCACCACAATGGTGCATGTGCGTGTAGACGAAAAGATCAAGGCTCAGACCACGGAAACGCTATCCTCGATGGGTTTGACCGTGTCTAATGCTATCCGCGTCTTCCTGACCAGGGTTGTCGCCGACAAAGAGCTACCATTCGCGGTCAAGGCCCCAAATGCTCGTAGCCGTGCGGCAATGGCCGAAGCAGGGGAAATCATCAAGACCCGTCGTGCCCGCTTCAATAACCCTGAATCCCTGATTGATGACCTCGAGAAAGCCAGCCGCAAGTAAGCGAACCAGTCTTCCACACGCGTCGGATTACACCAAAGCGTTTTCTGAAGGACTGGAAACGGTTATCACACTCTGGTCGGTACGACATGAACCGACTGAAAGAGGTCATGGGATTATTGACAGCCAACAATGGCCGTCTACCGCCTGAGTGGCTGGATCACGCCCTGACGGGGGATTGGGCTGGCTATCGGGAGTGTGCCACGTAGGTGGCGACTTTCTGCTGATATACAGCCTTGATGACACAAGCAAACACGGCCTAGTAGTATTTGTACGGAGCGGCACCCATTCCGAACGATTCTCGTAGCCATAAGTCGGGGCAGCGAATTCATCCCATCGCCTCTGACGATACTTCGGTGCCACAAGACAACCCCTCTTTCCCGACCACGCCTTTCAGACCCGTCTGCCACCACACTGTTGTTTTTATGGGGAAAGGCAAAATTTTCCTCAAACACCCTAAAACCCTTTTTCATGCGGCTTTTGATTCTGGCCCCGGGCACCATCCTGAAGAATTCGATGCATTACCTCCTTGGCTTACGTTAGGCTCGACAGGATGATGGAAGTACATGTTTCAGGAACAGAGAAATCGATCCACCGGCGATTTCCAACCGGGTTGCGTCACCCGATTGATTCAGGACTTCGCACGATCCTGGGATTTGCTACAGGCATATGATGAACAGGCACTGTCCTCAATAAACACTGTGCAATCCGGCATGCGAGCAATTGAGCTGGATGAAGCACTCACTGGCATGAATGAACTCAAGCGCGCATTGATGGCGAAAGAGAAAGCCACGGATCTCTTCGCGCAGGTTCGTGGCAACGGGCTCGCCTCGACGCTGGGAACGATAGAACAAGGATTCGGCGGCGAACTTTCGAATCCGAACATTGCGAGTAGATCTGCCCACCTGCTCTAATTCGTGATCAAGAATCACCCACTGGCCGACGGCAACAAACGCTGCGGTTCATTTCTTTTCCTATGGTGTCTACGGCGCAACCAGGCACTGTTTGCCAGACCCGTCGAGCAATTGATCAAGGACAACGCGCTTGTGGCAATCGCACTGCTGATTGCTGAGAGCCCGCCCGCACAAAAGGATTCTGTGATTAGACTGATCGAGAATTTCATCCTGCTCAAGGACGACGACAAGCAGGCTTGATTCAGCGAGAGTATCCGAAGCAAGACAGATTACGGAACAAAAATATCTCGAACTCAATAGACTCATGCGTCATCAGTGATCGAACACTTGACGGAAATCGCAACAATTCCTGATCAGTGCCTGCATATCACACGCTGTCAGTGGCCTGGAAAACAGATACCCCTGGAACAGGTCACTCCCGAGCAAACTGAGCAGACTTGCCTGCTCCGCTGTTTCCACACCCTCAATCACAACAACCATATTCAAGTTGTGCACAATTTCGATGACACCGCGTACCAACTCGGCATCCGCTTCGCTGGTAGTGACATCCACTACAAATGACCGGTCAAGCTTTACCTTGTCGATGGGAAGATTCTTGAGGTAACTCAAGCTGGAATATCCGGTTCCAAAATCATCTAGAGAAATCACGACCCCCATTCTTCGAAGCTCGGTCAGTTTAGTAACAGCTTGCTGCTGTTCTTTGAGCAACACACCTTCTGTGATCTCGATTTGTAACTGGTCAGGGTCAACACCGGTCTTCTTCAGAACGTGCCTGATCTGGTCTACGAAATCATCGCGCTGAAAATACACAGGCGAAATATTGACCGCAACCGGCACAATGGCTGACCCGCCATCCGCACGCATGCCAGGAGAAACTGAACAAGCCTGCCATAACGTCCAGTTGGTCAATTCGACGATCTGACCTGACTCCTCTGCCATCGGAATGAACTGTGCCGGCGAGATGAAACCATACTCCGGGTGTTTCCAGCGGACCAGGGCCTCCATGCCCTTGATCTGACCGCTACGGACATCAATGAGGGGTTGGTACACCATGGAAAGCTCGCCCTCAACCAGGGCGCTTTTGAGCCTATGCGCCAACTCCATCCTGAGCGCAGCCTGCGCTCCCATCGCCTCGTTGTACTGAGCCCAGGCGCGCGTACCGCGCTGCTTGGCAGCGAGCAAGGCAAGATCAGCCTCACGCACGAGTTGCATGGGATCCGAGAGCCTGCCTTGGGCACTGCTGATTCCGATGGAAGCAGAAACAGTCAGCTCGTGACCGTCAACACTGACAGGCGTTGCAAGCACATTCATTATGGCTTCGGCCAGAATAGTCAGAACCTCGTCATTCGTCTTACGCAGAAAAACTACAAACTCGCCTGCATCCACCCGGGCGAGCAGCGGGGGCTGCGCCAATCCCATCTGCTCATAAGACTCATCCAGAAGCCGCTTCAAGCGAGCAGCCACCTTCACAATCAGGCGGTCGCCCAGTTCATGGCCGAGCGAATCATTGATCAATCTAAGCCCTTGCATGTCGATAAACACCAACGATGGGCGCAAATCCACCACAGCACCCGGCGAATCTTGAGTCTGAGGGTGGGTTTGAAGGCGGGTATGACGAGTCTGGGCAGGGGCCAGATCACATTCTGAATCCATCTCATTGAATGCGACTTGCAACATTCGGCGCAACTTTCGTCTGTTGGGCAGGCCCGTCAACGGATCCTGGAGCGCACGCTCCTGCAACAGTCTCGCACGGTGAAGCGCGAGTTGTGCCAGTCGTTGACTGGCATTAGAGAAGAATGTGAACAGCAGCCCGATGACAAGCACCCAGACCGGG
This sequence is a window from Orrella marina. Protein-coding genes within it:
- a CDS encoding type II toxin-antitoxin system RelB/DinJ family antitoxin; the encoded protein is MATTTMVHVRVDEKIKAQTTETLSSMGLTVSNAIRVFLTRVVADKELPFAVKAPNARSRAAMAEAGEIIKTRRARFNNPESLIDDLEKASRK
- a CDS encoding type II toxin-antitoxin system YafQ family toxin, translating into MNRLKEVMGLLTANNGRLPPEWLDHALTGDWAGYRECAT
- a CDS encoding bifunctional diguanylate cyclase/phosphodiesterase, with protein sequence MSQSPLALGPAISNPLQVILQKFLRLYLFVAIPAVFWIGVAGLLGALRLGRTADTGYVFMSPGVAGLLVCTAACLHRARSTRRHTRPWVLAAATLLLSAWLADHQVANWHGERDAFLGIALIVGGFAVLLASRFKPEQGGELTPTYGRASIALTLVGTFASVMGSYLMVERDLVQGQHYVQARAEFVGHTLKISFDQPIGSIQRMADRWKSMGGRSADKFVRQEFRSHIRDMPSIVRFSLIGEDGGVGTNVHVDTLGDDLESLLKSEMAFWAFLDSVHKSGEAGMSAPGLVPGKPQIAFVAAPLGNPDADWSGAVVATVDLTVLVEDAFTDEPPCCFVANGNNVPFFRSANTIGTPAVAIARDSFQFPRVFPFEVTFWKEKLPGEVGMSSYPVWVLVIGLLFTFFSNASQRLAQLALHRARLLQERALQDPLTGLPNRRKLRRMLQVAFNEMDSECDLAPAQTRHTRLQTHPQTQDSPGAVVDLRPSLVFIDMQGLRLINDSLGHELGDRLIVKVAARLKRLLDESYEQMGLAQPPLLARVDAGEFVVFLRKTNDEVLTILAEAIMNVLATPVSVDGHELTVSASIGISSAQGRLSDPMQLVREADLALLAAKQRGTRAWAQYNEAMGAQAALRMELAHRLKSALVEGELSMVYQPLIDVRSGQIKGMEALVRWKHPEYGFISPAQFIPMAEESGQIVELTNWTLWQACSVSPGMRADGGSAIVPVAVNISPVYFQRDDFVDQIRHVLKKTGVDPDQLQIEITEGVLLKEQQQAVTKLTELRRMGVVISLDDFGTGYSSLSYLKNLPIDKVKLDRSFVVDVTTSEADAELVRGVIEIVHNLNMVVVIEGVETAEQASLLSLLGSDLFQGYLFSRPLTACDMQALIRNCCDFRQVFDH